In a single window of the Candidatus Binatia bacterium genome:
- a CDS encoding type II secretion system protein GspK, whose product MKNERGIALVITLLVVALLTIIVVEFTYSVQVDAHMTRNALNALQASLLARSGINLGEAALLHDDDDQMDAYSEDWGNADQLNSQLILPENMLLRVQIIDESGKLNINLTRPRSVNDWRMGQTPQNPSAQSQSQPAFKRWTTALGNLLEGRGASPQIGDAISQYWDQLFQTLAGSGTPGQPGSVPTPNRTPASQGATPTPGMNNPSLWDFPSLDDASVIPELTPSLVRRSRAVLTALDALMTRVNVNTAPQEVLSAIIPDAGVVENIISQRQDHGIAQRDLPALLAGASQPGQAPLNLQTLLGTTSSYFLIRASATVNPNPITGKGGISRSASMLVRRAKRLCVPPRNPPTAPCWTLTQLDWQKEGGAALLQQRTDQLPGADGLPNSGLPGMGG is encoded by the coding sequence ATGAAAAACGAGCGTGGCATAGCCCTGGTCATCACGCTGCTGGTGGTGGCGCTGCTCACCATTATCGTCGTCGAGTTCACGTACTCGGTGCAAGTCGACGCGCACATGACCCGCAACGCACTGAATGCCCTGCAAGCCTCCTTGCTGGCCCGGTCGGGCATCAATCTGGGAGAAGCCGCCCTGCTTCACGATGACGACGACCAGATGGACGCCTACAGCGAGGACTGGGGCAATGCCGACCAACTGAACAGCCAGTTGATCCTGCCGGAGAACATGTTGCTCCGGGTGCAAATCATCGATGAAAGCGGCAAGCTCAACATCAACCTGACTCGCCCGCGTAGCGTCAACGATTGGAGGATGGGGCAAACACCACAGAATCCTAGCGCGCAAAGCCAGTCCCAACCTGCCTTCAAGCGCTGGACGACCGCGCTCGGAAACTTGCTCGAAGGGCGCGGGGCTTCGCCCCAGATTGGCGACGCGATCAGCCAGTATTGGGATCAGCTATTCCAGACTCTTGCGGGCTCTGGCACCCCGGGGCAACCAGGGAGCGTACCTACCCCAAATCGCACCCCGGCCAGCCAGGGAGCGACGCCCACTCCGGGCATGAACAACCCGAGCCTCTGGGACTTCCCCTCGCTCGATGACGCCAGCGTGATCCCCGAACTGACCCCGAGCCTTGTCCGGCGCTCGCGGGCAGTGCTGACAGCCCTCGACGCGCTCATGACAAGGGTGAACGTCAATACCGCCCCCCAAGAGGTTCTCAGCGCGATCATTCCAGACGCGGGCGTGGTGGAGAACATCATTTCCCAACGCCAAGACCACGGCATCGCACAGCGCGACTTGCCGGCGCTGTTGGCCGGCGCGAGCCAGCCTGGTCAAGCCCCGCTCAACCTCCAAACCCTGCTCGGCACGACGAGCTCGTACTTCCTCATCCGCGCCAGCGCGACAGTGAATCCCAATCCGATCACAGGAAAAGGCGGAATCAGCCGCTCAGCCTCCATGCTGGTCCGTCGCGCCAAGCGGCTATGCGTGCCCCCCAGAAACCCGCCTACCGCGCCGTGCTGGACTTTGACCCAGTTAGATTGGCAAAAGGAGGGGGGGGCGGCACTGCTTCAGCAAAGGACTGACCAGTTGCCCGGTGCTGACGGGCTGCCGAACTCTGGATTACCGGGAATGGGTGGATAA
- a CDS encoding prepilin-type N-terminal cleavage/methylation domain-containing protein encodes MRRRGFTLLEIMIATTILGIILVTVYGVLSRALFAKNHSEERADLYASGREAALKIADELEGALPPSAGRYIGFIGVPGTERVPTDSVQFDVVVHRLYGAAETRGGRALVSYSLDPVQNTPNLFALRRQEQLLTEAAPSEDLGTDNPDAATAPPPVALAAYILDQVAGLRLRYLNPQTGEWADSWDTTVQPPPGQPPIGLPGAVEVTLFLADNQGGVHDFGTIVDLPLANLAPPTPRGR; translated from the coding sequence ATGAGACGGCGCGGCTTCACGCTTCTCGAAATCATGATTGCGACCACCATCCTCGGCATCATCCTGGTCACCGTCTACGGCGTGCTGTCGCGGGCGCTGTTCGCCAAGAACCATTCCGAAGAGCGGGCGGACTTGTACGCCTCAGGGCGCGAGGCGGCGCTGAAGATCGCCGACGAATTGGAGGGCGCGTTGCCACCGTCCGCGGGGCGCTACATCGGTTTCATCGGTGTCCCCGGCACCGAGCGCGTCCCCACCGATTCCGTTCAATTCGACGTCGTCGTCCACCGTCTGTATGGCGCCGCGGAAACGCGTGGTGGCAGGGCGCTGGTTTCGTACTCCCTCGATCCGGTCCAGAACACACCCAACTTGTTCGCCCTGCGGCGCCAGGAACAACTCCTGACTGAGGCGGCGCCATCCGAGGACCTCGGCACCGACAATCCGGACGCCGCGACGGCGCCACCCCCCGTCGCTCTTGCCGCCTACATCCTCGACCAAGTCGCCGGCCTGCGCCTCCGCTACCTCAATCCACAAACAGGAGAATGGGCTGATTCCTGGGATACCACCGTACAGCCGCCGCCGGGGCAGCCGCCAATCGGCTTGCCCGGAGCGGTGGAGGTAACGCTCTTCCTGGCCGACAACCAGGGCGGCGTCCACGATTTCGGCACCATCGTCGATCTGCCGCTGGCCAACCTGGCACCGCCAACGCCGAGGGGGCGATGA
- the pilM gene encoding pilus assembly protein PilM, with amino-acid sequence MPQRVLALEVDAHELKAAVIETTFRDYRVVGFYREALAAEGRSDQLHSFLQRHEVAATTVLSSLPGELVAVRTFFLPFRDRKRLDQTVPFELETQVPFGLDEIVVDYHVLHRDSAGTLVLAALVLRRDLEQHLALLKGAGLDPKVVDFAPLAALNVLTLLGSAAPETFVYIDGSPWRTVVALYRNRQLVGLRTLTPATATPVADVEAAAAGNGHAAVDTAPLDELVREIRWTVLALNAAPVDAGLPCLLAGEGPQFELLAGELTRQMGLTVRRLTESPLRNVPSALRAEVGSFAAPLGLALREISPNDAMGVNFRRGEFAYHRGQDELRHAFWRTGVLAAIALALVVTNQYMSYQQLAGRLGVVLAQIRNVFTQTLPDVHRIVDERSQLKTEFEAAQKHLQILGGLAPVSGVTAIDVMRTITAAIPETTKIDTDEYIMDPEAVRIKAKADSFEAVDAIKQQLLNTHFFGDVQVKEMKSAPDGKVDFRLVLALNKEASGSGGAVGNQ; translated from the coding sequence ATGCCGCAACGTGTCTTGGCGCTGGAAGTTGATGCGCACGAATTGAAGGCTGCCGTGATCGAAACGACTTTCCGAGACTATCGGGTGGTCGGTTTCTATCGTGAGGCGCTGGCCGCCGAGGGGCGTTCCGACCAGCTGCACAGCTTCCTCCAGCGGCACGAAGTCGCAGCGACCACGGTGCTGTCGTCGCTGCCCGGAGAGCTGGTGGCGGTGCGCACGTTCTTCCTGCCGTTCCGCGACCGCAAGCGGCTCGATCAAACCGTGCCGTTCGAACTCGAGACCCAGGTGCCGTTCGGGTTGGACGAGATCGTGGTCGATTACCACGTGTTGCATCGGGACAGTGCCGGCACCCTGGTGCTGGCCGCATTGGTGCTGCGCCGCGATTTGGAACAGCACCTCGCGCTTCTCAAGGGAGCTGGCCTCGATCCCAAGGTCGTCGATTTCGCTCCGTTGGCAGCCCTCAACGTGCTGACGCTTCTCGGCTCAGCCGCCCCTGAAACCTTCGTCTACATTGATGGCAGCCCCTGGCGCACGGTCGTGGCCTTGTATCGCAACCGTCAACTGGTGGGTCTGCGCACCCTGACCCCTGCAACCGCCACACCCGTCGCCGACGTCGAGGCTGCCGCCGCGGGCAACGGCCACGCAGCCGTGGACACCGCGCCGCTGGACGAGCTGGTGAGGGAGATCCGCTGGACGGTCTTGGCGCTCAACGCCGCGCCGGTGGATGCCGGGCTGCCCTGCTTGCTGGCGGGAGAGGGCCCGCAATTCGAATTGCTCGCCGGAGAACTCACACGCCAGATGGGGTTGACGGTTCGCCGTCTCACCGAATCCCCATTACGCAACGTCCCGTCGGCGTTGCGCGCCGAGGTCGGAAGCTTTGCGGCTCCACTCGGACTGGCCTTGCGCGAAATCTCGCCCAACGACGCGATGGGCGTCAATTTCCGACGCGGCGAATTCGCCTACCATCGCGGTCAGGACGAACTGCGGCACGCGTTCTGGCGCACCGGCGTGCTCGCCGCCATCGCGCTCGCCTTGGTGGTCACCAACCAGTACATGAGCTACCAGCAGCTGGCGGGCCGCTTGGGCGTCGTGCTAGCGCAAATCCGCAATGTCTTTACGCAGACACTCCCCGACGTGCATCGCATCGTCGACGAACGGTCACAATTGAAGACCGAGTTTGAAGCGGCACAGAAGCACCTCCAGATCCTTGGGGGACTTGCGCCCGTCAGCGGCGTCACCGCCATCGACGTGATGCGGACCATCACCGCCGCCATCCCGGAAACGACGAAGATCGACACCGACGAGTACATAATGGATCCCGAGGCCGTACGCATCAAGGCCAAGGCCGACTCCTTCGAGGCGGTGGACGCCATAA